In a single window of the Falco rusticolus isolate bFalRus1 chromosome 11, bFalRus1.pri, whole genome shotgun sequence genome:
- the ANGPTL1 gene encoding angiopoietin-related protein 1 → MKIFKWTLGVLLFLLLSIGRCTEQSTPNNTSQRRHPRSADGGEEGKKCGYTFLVPEQKITGPICVNTNGPGTGNRKDEVTRMDIENLKDVLSKQKREIDILQLVVDVDGNIVNEVKLLRKESRNMNSRVTQLYMQLLHEIIRKRDNSLELSQLENKVLNVTTEMLKMATKYKELEVKYAALTDLVNNQSVTISLLEEQCLRIFSRQDPHGSPPLVQVVPQHIPNSQPYTPVLLGGNEIQRDPGYPRDRDVRPPPDPATSPTKSPFRVPPLALINEGPFKDCQQAKEAGHSNSGIYMIKPENSNEPMQLWCENSLDPGGWAVIQKRTDGSVNFFRNWDSYKKGFGNIDGEYWLGLENIYMLTNQDNYRLLIELEDWSNKKVYAEYSSFRLEPESEFYRLRLGTYQGNAGDSMIWHNGKQFTTLDRDRDMYSGNCAHFHKGGWWYNACAHSNLNGVWYRGGHYRSKYQDGIFWAEYRGGSYSLKAVQMMIRPID, encoded by the exons atgaagatatttaaaTGGACCTTGGGCGTACTGTTGTTCCTGCTGTTGTCTATCGGGCGGTGTACAGAACAATCTACGCCTAATAACACATCCCAGCGGAGGCACCCTCGTTCAGCAGATggtggagaggaagggaagaaatgcGGTTACACATTCTTGGTCCCAGAACAAAAAATCACAGGGCCAATTTGCGTGAATACTAATGGACCAGGTACTGGtaacagaaaagatgaagtcACAAGAATGGACATCGAGAACTTGAAGGACGTGCTGTCCAAGCAGAAGCGGGAGATTGACATTTTGCAGTTGGTGGTGGATGTGGATGGAAACATTGTGAATGAAGTAAAATTACTGAGGAAAGAAAGTCGTAATATGAACTCTCGGGTCACCCAACTCTATATGCAACTCTTGCATGAGATCATTCGAAAGCGTGATAACTCGCTTGAGCTTTCCCAACTAGAAAACAAAGTCCTTAACGTTACAACGGAAATGTTGAAGATGGCAACAAAATACAAGGAGCTTGAAGTAAAATACGCAGCACTAACTGATCTTGTAAATAATCAGTCTGTGACTATCTCACTGCTGGAAGAGCAGTGCTTGAGAATCTTCTCACGACAGGACCCCCATGGGTCTCCACCTCTCGTTCAAGTCGTGCCACAGCACATTCCCAACAGCCAGCCTTACACTCCGGTTCTTCTGGGAGGTAACGAGATACAGCGAGACCCCGGCTACCCTAGAGACAGAGATGTAAGGCCACCACCTGACCCAGCTACTTCTCCTACAAAGAGTCCTTTCAGAGTACCACCACTGGCTTTAATTAATGAGG gtccATTCAAAGACTGCCAACAAGCCAAGGAAGCTGGGCATTCCAACAGTGGGATTTATATGATCAAACCTGAAAACAGTAATGAGCCAATGCAACTATGGTGTGAGAACAGCCTGGACCCTGGAGGATGGGCAGTTATTCAGAAGAGGACAGATGGATCTGTCAACTTTTTCAGGAACTGGGACAGTTACAAG AAAGGATTTGGAAACATTGACGGAGAGTACTGGCTGGGactagaaaatatttacatgcttACCAATCAGGATAATTACAGACTATTGATTGAGTTAGAGGACTGGAGCAATAAGAAAGTCTATGCTGAATACAGCAGTTTCCGCCTGGAGCCCGAAAGTGAATTCTACAGGCTACGCTTAGGAACATACCAAGGAAACGCAGGCGATTCCATGATATGGCATAATGGAAAGCAATTTACAACACTGGACAGAGACAGGGATATGTATTCAG GAAACTGTGCTCATTTTCACAAAGGCGGCTGGTGGTATAACGCCTGTGCCCACTCTAACCTTAACGGGGTGTGGTACAGAGGAGGCCACTACAGGAGCAAGTACCAGGATGGAATATTTTGGGCTGAGTACCGGGGAGGTTCCTACTCCTTGAAAGCAGTTCAAATGATGATCAGACCTATAGactga